The following DNA comes from Nocardioides panzhihuensis.
AGTTCCACGACCTGCTCTTCGAGAACCAGCCCAGCGAGTCCGGCCCGTTCCCCGAGGCTGCTGATCTCGTCGATCTGGCCGTCGAGGCCGGTGCTGAGGAGTCGGCCGTCAAGGACGGTATCGAGGACCTCGCGGGCAAGGACTGGGCCGAGGCTGCCACCAAGGCTGCTGCTGAAGGCGGGGTCCAGGGGACTCCGACCGTTCTGCTCGATGGCAAGCAGTTCCAGGAGGGCAACACCGTTCAGGAGTACGCTGACGCGCTGATCGAGAAGGTCTCCTGAGCCTCCGGCGGTCGAGCTTGTCGAGGGCCTGTTTGCCGCTGGTCGAGCCCGTCGAGAACCCAGCCCCGCTGGTCGAGCCGCCGGAACCGCTAGGCGGAGGCGTGTCGAGACCAACACGGTTCGCGTCGGGGAAACCTCGCTAGGCGACTGTTTCTTCGTTTCAGGGTTCGCCGCCGACCCTTCCTCGAGTGTTTCTCGATCATGCGCCGCGTCAAGGACGCCCTTCGGGCGCCGGCTTCGCCGGCCGCTTCGCGGTCCTTGACTCGGCACCTGATCGAGAAAGATTTCGCCATTATCGGGGCGGCGGCGAGGGTGTGGCGCGGGGTTCAGGTTGCTTGTTCGTTGACTGTGTAAATCGGGTCTGACCAGCAAAAACAGGTAGCCACGAACGGATCTTTCACATATAATGAGGCGTATGAACGAGACCGTCGACCAGCTCCTTGCCGGGCCGCCTGCGGGTGCGTCCGAGGGTGAGCTGGTCGACTGGATCAGTCGTCTCGAAGAAGTGAAGTGCATCGCCGAAGCCGTTCAGGCAGAAGCAGCGGTACGCCTCGAGGAAGCCACCCGGGCACGGCAGGCCGAGGCCGGGGTCCCTTTCCGCAAGCTTGGCGAAGGCGTCGCCTCCCAAGTCGCCTTGGCGCGGCGGGTCTCACCCGCCAAGGGTGCCAAGCTACTGGGACTGGCGAAGATCCTCGTTGCGGAGATGCCGCACACCTTCGCTCTGATGAAGGCCGGGCTGTTCTCGCAGTGGCAGGCCACCATCCTCGCCCGCGAGACCGCCTGCCTCTCGATGGAGAATCGGCGGGTCGTCGACTACCGGCTCTGCGCCCTCGACCCAGACGGCGAACTGCCTGCAGCCGTGACGATGGGACTGCGGCAACTGGAGAACGCCGCCAAGAAACTTGCCATCACCCTCGACCAAGAATCCGTCGTCGCTCGAGCCGCGAACGCAGAGAAGGACCGTCGAGTCAGCGTCCGGCCGGCTCCGGACACGATGACCTGGCTCGGCGCGCTGCTGCCGGTCAAGGACGGCGTCGCCGTCTACGCGGCACTGGACCAGGCAGTCAAGGCCGCGCAGGCGGCCGGTGATGAGCGGACGACGGGTCAGGTCATGGCCGACACCCTGGTCGACCGCGTCACCGGCCGCACCACCGACGGCAGCGCCAAGCCTCGGGTCGAGGTCAAAATCGTGATGACCGCCGACGCCCTCACCAACGACAGCGACCAGCCGGCCATGGTCGAGGGCTACGGTCCCGTCCCCGCGACCTGGGCGCGTGAAGCGCTCGCCGACGCCGAGGTCTTCGTCCGCAGGTTGTTCACCGACCCGGCCGGGAACCTGGTCGCGATGGAGTCCCGCTCCCGCAAAGCACCCGACGGCCTGACCGAGTTCATCACCACCCGCGACGGCGGGATCTGCCGCACCAACGGCTGCGACGCCCCGATCCGCAACGTCGACCACGCCCAGCGTCACGCAGACGGCGGCAAGACCAGCGCCGAAAATCTTCAGGGCTTGTGCGAGCGCTGCAATCAGGCGAAAGAAGCCCTCGGCTGGCAAGCCAGACCAGGGCCTGACGGCAGCATCATCACCGTCACACCCACCGGGCACATCTACACCAGCCCGCCACCCGACACCTGGCGACCAGACCCACCACCCTTGTCCCGGGCAGAGTTCATGCTGCGCGGCGTACTCCTCGACTATCCGCGCGCGGCCTAAGCATGTTGCATGGCGCCCCGCTCTGGCTCCTGATCAGGGATAGCGTGGGCGGCATGACCGAGATCCAGATCGTCGAGCAGTTCCTTGCCGCCCTCGAGACCGGGAACGTCGACGCGGCATTGATGTTGTGCGCTGACGACGTCACCTATCAGAACGTGCCGCTTCCGCCGGCGCGTGGCCTCTCGGAGGTTGGGCGCCAGCTTCGGATCATGGGGAAGTACACGACCGACTTCGAGGTCAGGATGATCAACATCGCGGCCAACGGTCCGGTGGTGCTCACCGAGCGCATCGACGTGCTCAGTCGCGGATCGGTCTCCGCGGAGTTCTGGGTGTGCGGCACCTTCGAGGTGCGCGACGGGCAGATCGTGCTCTGGCGCGACTACTTCGACTGGACGACCTTCATCGCTGCGGGCGTCAAGGGCGTCGGCAGGGCGGCGTTCGGGGCGATCCGGAAGGCCGTCGGCCGCTGACCTTGTGCGCAACGCACGAGACACATCGTGCGCTGTTCTTGTGACGCCAGTCACAACGAGCCCTACTCTCGGGGACATGCCCCGTGCGTCAGCCGCTCTCCTCGCCCTGCTCCTGACCGCCTCCGCTCTGGTCGCCTCGACCGGGCCGGCGCTCGCCGACCGGAAACCACCCGGTGACCAGCCGCTGCCCGGCTACACGATCAGCAACCCGCCGGTGGCGCCGATCGCGGTCGGCGGGCAGCCGACGACGGTGCGCCAAGGGGTGCACGCGCACGCGGCGTACGTCTTGGAGGTGCCGAAGAACTGGAACGGCGAGCTGGTGATGTGGGCCCACGGCTACCGCGGGCTCGGCTACACCTTGACGCCCGAGACCCCCGGGTTCGGGCTGCGGCGTACGTTCCTCGAGCAGGGCTACGCCTGGGCGGCGTCGAGCTACTCGACCAACGGCTACGACGCGGGGTCGGGGGTGCGCTCGACGCAGGACCTGGCGGCGTACGCCTCTTCCGACCTTCTGTCGCGCCGGGCGAGCCGCACCTATGTGACCGGGGTGTCGATGGGTGGGCACGTGGTCGGGCGCTCGCTGGAGCAGTACCCGGGCTTCTACGACGGCGCCCTACCGATGTGCGGGCAGCTGGGTGACGTGGAGCTGTTCGACTTCTTCGTCGACTACAACCTGGGAGCGCAGGCGCTGGCCGGGCACGACGCCTACCCCTACACCAAGGACTACCAGAGCGTCGACGTCCCGATCATCAAGGAGCGGCTCGGGCTCGGCGGCACGCTGACGGCGGAGGGCGAGCAGCTGCGCGCGATGACGATCGAGCGCACCGGCGGCCCGCGGCCGGGCGCGGAGGCGGCCTTCCGGCAGTGGAAGGACTACCTCTTCAGCCTGCCGTCGGTCGACGACGGCGGCACGCTGGGCTTCAACATCGGCCGGGTCGCGACCAACCGGAACACCGTCTACACGCCGAGCTCGCCGGTCGACCTCAACACCGAGATCGAGCGGATCGACCCCATCGACCGCGCCGGACGCAAGAGCCACCGGCTCAACGCCCCGGCCGTCATCTCCGGCCGTCCGACCGCGCCGGTGGTGAGCCTGCACAACCTCGGCGACATGTTCGTGCCGTTCTCTCTCGAGCAGATCTACGCGCGTGAGGTGGCCCGCCACCACCGCAGCGGTCTGGTCGTGCAGCGGGCGATCCGCTCTGCCGGGCACTGCGAGTTCAGCCCGGCGGAGGCTGCCGCCGCCTGGGGCGACCTGGTCGACTGGGTCGAGAACGGCGACCGCCCGGCCGGCGACGACGTCCTCGACCGGGCCGCCGTCGCCGCACCCGACTACGGGTGTGCGTTCACCGACTCCGCCGCGTACGGGACGGGCTCGCGGGGCCTCTACGCGCGCTGCCCCTGACGGAGATCAGTGGATGACGTCGTAGACGAGCTTGGTGATGCCGTTCGCGTAGGTCTCCGACTGGAGCAGCTTCAGCATCTGCTTGTCCTTGTCGGTCTCGCTCCACATCCGCTTGCCGGCGCCGAGGACGACCGGGAAGACGAGCAGGTGGTAGCGGTCGATCAGGCCGGCGTCGGAGAGATTGCGGGCGAGCTCGGCGCTGCCCGCGATCAGGATCGGGCCGCCTTCGCCCTGCTTGAGCTGCTCGACCTCGTCCAGCGACCTCAGGATGACCTGCGGGCCCCAGTCGTCGACCAGGCCGTCGTCGCCGAGCGATGTCGAGACGACGTACTTCGGGATCTTCTTGATGACCGTGAAGTCCTCGATGTCGGGCCAGATCGGCCCGAAGGCCTCGTAGCTGCGCCGGCCGAACATCATCGCGCCGGCCTCCTCCATCTCGGTGCCCTTGATCTCGTAGGCCTCGGGCAGGAACTCGAGGTCCTGGAAGGTCCAGCCGCCGCTGCGGTGCTGTTCGGAGCCGGAGC
Coding sequences within:
- a CDS encoding HNH endonuclease, which gives rise to MNETVDQLLAGPPAGASEGELVDWISRLEEVKCIAEAVQAEAAVRLEEATRARQAEAGVPFRKLGEGVASQVALARRVSPAKGAKLLGLAKILVAEMPHTFALMKAGLFSQWQATILARETACLSMENRRVVDYRLCALDPDGELPAAVTMGLRQLENAAKKLAITLDQESVVARAANAEKDRRVSVRPAPDTMTWLGALLPVKDGVAVYAALDQAVKAAQAAGDERTTGQVMADTLVDRVTGRTTDGSAKPRVEVKIVMTADALTNDSDQPAMVEGYGPVPATWAREALADAEVFVRRLFTDPAGNLVAMESRSRKAPDGLTEFITTRDGGICRTNGCDAPIRNVDHAQRHADGGKTSAENLQGLCERCNQAKEALGWQARPGPDGSIITVTPTGHIYTSPPPDTWRPDPPPLSRAEFMLRGVLLDYPRAA
- a CDS encoding limonene-1,2-epoxide hydrolase family protein, which gives rise to MTEIQIVEQFLAALETGNVDAALMLCADDVTYQNVPLPPARGLSEVGRQLRIMGKYTTDFEVRMINIAANGPVVLTERIDVLSRGSVSAEFWVCGTFEVRDGQIVLWRDYFDWTTFIAAGVKGVGRAAFGAIRKAVGR
- a CDS encoding dihydrofolate reductase family protein, coding for MRTLIYSAFVSLDGVIDSPGGGSGSEQHRSGGWTFQDLEFLPEAYEIKGTEMEEAGAMMFGRRSYEAFGPIWPDIEDFTVIKKIPKYVVSTSLGDDGLVDDWGPQVILRSLDEVEQLKQGEGGPILIAGSAELARNLSDAGLIDRYHLLVFPVVLGAGKRMWSETDKDKQMLKLLQSETYANGITKLVYDVIH